Proteins encoded in a region of the Deltaproteobacteria bacterium genome:
- the nadA gene encoding quinolinate synthase NadA — protein sequence MKIKELQARVRELLKRRQAILLAHNYQRAEIQEIADLTGDSLGLSIQAAETDADVIVFCGVHFMAETASIICPDKTVLLPRLDAGCPMADMITAPALRIRKAELPGVPVVTYVNTTATVKAVSDICCTSANAIAVINSLPGDRVLMTPDRNLGQYAQRHVKKEILLWNGCCNIHDRLGADQILRAKARWPEALVVAHPECRPEVLDLADAVRSTSGMISFCGENHGQKFIVATENGLLYQLRRQNPDKQFYQASRAMLCPDMKLTRLEDIVEALATMNPVIKVPEEIRRRALKAVNRMLAVPRD from the coding sequence ATGAAGATCAAAGAGCTGCAAGCCAGGGTCCGAGAATTATTAAAAAGGCGCCAGGCCATCCTTCTGGCCCATAACTATCAGCGCGCAGAAATACAGGAAATAGCCGACCTTACGGGAGACTCCCTGGGACTCTCCATCCAGGCCGCCGAAACAGATGCAGACGTAATCGTCTTTTGCGGGGTGCACTTCATGGCCGAAACCGCCTCCATTATCTGCCCGGACAAGACGGTTCTCCTGCCGCGATTGGACGCGGGGTGTCCCATGGCGGACATGATCACGGCTCCAGCCTTGAGGATACGCAAGGCAGAACTTCCCGGCGTGCCTGTGGTGACCTATGTCAATACGACCGCGACGGTCAAGGCTGTAAGCGACATCTGCTGCACTTCGGCTAACGCCATTGCTGTCATCAATTCACTCCCGGGGGACCGCGTGTTGATGACGCCGGACCGAAACCTGGGCCAGTATGCACAGCGCCACGTTAAAAAGGAAATCTTACTCTGGAACGGCTGCTGCAACATCCACGACCGGCTTGGCGCGGACCAGATTCTTCGCGCCAAAGCCCGGTGGCCCGAGGCCTTGGTGGTAGCGCACCCTGAATGTCGCCCTGAAGTCCTGGACCTGGCCGACGCTGTTCGTTCCACGTCTGGCATGATCAGCTTTTGTGGGGAAAATCACGGCCAGAAGTTCATCGTTGCCACGGAAAACGGACTGCTGTACCAGCTTCGAAGACAAAATCCGGACAAGCAGTTCTACCAGGCCTCCCGCGCCATGCTTTGTCCTGATATGAAGCTGACCAGGCTTGAGGATATCGTCGAGGCCTTGGCTACCATGAACCCCGTTATCAAGGTTCCGGAAGAGATTCGCCGCCGCGCCCTCAAGGCGGTCAACCGCATGCTGGCGGTGCCGCGCGATTAA